The Bicyclus anynana chromosome 4, ilBicAnyn1.1, whole genome shotgun sequence genome window below encodes:
- the LOC112050175 gene encoding protein obstructor-E-like isoform X1: MMFSVLLPLLLLASLAASKPQYGNAQFSCPQPYGYFKASNQCDQYVECKSNVPLQLSCPAGLQFNPMRQWIEYPCDAPAVVRCNPSPARTYVAPTTPAPPPPTTPAPVVVQPRDFSCPQPQGYFRTSTGCEQYVECKNSVPRTFSCPRGLYFNPQVQWTQYPCDQASKAICDEPLEIETIPEPEPATTPAPAPAPMCQPVASCLGPAPTCQPVAPCSAPAPPPPCTQCY, encoded by the exons atgatGTTCAGCGTCCTACTGCCCCTGCTGTTACTAG CATCATTAGCTGCCTCAAAACCGCAATACGGGAACGCGCAGTTTTCTTGCCCTCAACCTTATGGGTATTTCAAAGCTTCTAATCAATGTGACCAATATGTCGAATGCAAG AGCAATGTGCCACTTCAGTTGTCCTGTCCTGCCGGTCTTCAATTTAATCCAATGAGACAATGGATAGAGTATCCTTGTGATGCTCCTGCCGTCGTGCGGTGTAACCCATCTC CTGCAAGAACTTATGTTGCACCGACAACGCCCGCACCTCCTCCCCCCACTACTCCAGCTCCAGTAGTGGTCCAGCCGCGAGACTTCTCGTGCCCACAGCCGCAGGGCTACTTCCGGACATCTACTGGTTGTGAACAATATGTTGAATGCAAG AATAGCGTACCACGAACGTTCTCCTGCCCTCGTGGTCTTTACTTCAACCCACAAGTGCAATGGACGCAGTACCCCTGCGATCAGGCTTCAAAAGCGATATGTGACGAACCTTTAG AGATTGAGACTATACCAGAACCTGAACCAGCGACTACTCCAGCACCAGCACCTGCACCAATGTGCCAACCTGTGGCATCATGCTTAGGCCCTGCACCAACGTGCCAACCTGTGGCACCATGCTCTGCCCCTGCACCGCCACCACCATGCACTCAATGTTACTAA
- the LOC112050175 gene encoding peritrophin-1-like isoform X2: protein MLATSLAASKPQYGNAQFSCPQPYGYFKASNQCDQYVECKSNVPLQLSCPAGLQFNPMRQWIEYPCDAPAVVRCNPSPARTYVAPTTPAPPPPTTPAPVVVQPRDFSCPQPQGYFRTSTGCEQYVECKNSVPRTFSCPRGLYFNPQVQWTQYPCDQASKAICDEPLEIETIPEPEPATTPAPAPAPMCQPVASCLGPAPTCQPVAPCSAPAPPPPCTQCY, encoded by the exons CATCATTAGCTGCCTCAAAACCGCAATACGGGAACGCGCAGTTTTCTTGCCCTCAACCTTATGGGTATTTCAAAGCTTCTAATCAATGTGACCAATATGTCGAATGCAAG AGCAATGTGCCACTTCAGTTGTCCTGTCCTGCCGGTCTTCAATTTAATCCAATGAGACAATGGATAGAGTATCCTTGTGATGCTCCTGCCGTCGTGCGGTGTAACCCATCTC CTGCAAGAACTTATGTTGCACCGACAACGCCCGCACCTCCTCCCCCCACTACTCCAGCTCCAGTAGTGGTCCAGCCGCGAGACTTCTCGTGCCCACAGCCGCAGGGCTACTTCCGGACATCTACTGGTTGTGAACAATATGTTGAATGCAAG AATAGCGTACCACGAACGTTCTCCTGCCCTCGTGGTCTTTACTTCAACCCACAAGTGCAATGGACGCAGTACCCCTGCGATCAGGCTTCAAAAGCGATATGTGACGAACCTTTAG AGATTGAGACTATACCAGAACCTGAACCAGCGACTACTCCAGCACCAGCACCTGCACCAATGTGCCAACCTGTGGCATCATGCTTAGGCCCTGCACCAACGTGCCAACCTGTGGCACCATGCTCTGCCCCTGCACCGCCACCACCATGCACTCAATGTTACTAA